A portion of the Anoplopoma fimbria isolate UVic2021 breed Golden Eagle Sablefish chromosome 15, Afim_UVic_2022, whole genome shotgun sequence genome contains these proteins:
- the rpia gene encoding ribose-5-phosphate isomerase codes for MRLQGWVSFRKLSSVSLSASVSLSTSVSLPAACRQTHVVPCSLSVAHMAEEAKKLAAYAAVNNHVQNNHVVGVGSGSTIVYAVDRLAERVRQEKLNIVCVPTSFQARQLILQHGLTLSDLDRHPELDVAIDGADEVDADLTLIKGGGGCLTQEKIVAGCAKHFVVIADFRKDSKALGQQWKKGVPIEVIPMAYVPVSRTIAKRFGGEANLRMAVSKAGPVVTDNSNFILDWKFERAENWKEVNTAIKMIPGVVDTGLFVGMAERAYFGMEDGSVQVRDPPVN; via the exons ATGAGACTCCAGGGGTGGGTCTCCTTCAGAAAGctctcatctgtctctctctctgcatctgtctctctctctacatctgtctctctccctgcagcctgcagacagacacacgtGGTTCCCTGCAGCCTGTCCGTCGCTCACATGGCCGAGGAGGCGAAGAAACTGGCCGCTTACGCCGCCGTGAACAACCACGTCCAG AACAACCATGTGGTTGGAGTTGGCAGCGGGTCAACCATTGTCTATGCTGTGGACAGATTAG CTGAGAGAGTGCGTCAGGAGAAACTGAACATCGTGTGTGTGCCCACCTCCTTCCAG GCTCGTCAGCTGATCCTGCAGCACGGCCTCACGCTGTCGGACCTGGACAGGCACCCAGAG CTGGATGTGGCGATTGACGGAGCAGACGAGGTGGACGCAGATCTCACTCTGATTAAAGGTGGAGG cGGCTGCCTGACGCAGGAGAAGATTGTCGCCGGCTGTGCGAAACATTTCGTCGTCATTGCAGACTTCAG gaAGGACTCCAAGGCTCTGGGCCAGCAGTGGAAGAAGGGAGTTCCTATCGAGGTGATCCCCATGGCGTACGTCCCCGTCTCCAGGACGATAGCCAAACGCTTCGGAGGGGAGGCCAACCTACGGATGGCTGTCAGTAAAGCA GGTCCTGTGGTCACCGACAACAGCAACTTCATCCTGGACTGGAAGTTTGAGCGAGCTGAGAACTGGAAGGAAGTGAACACCGCGATCAAGATGATTCCAG GTGTGGTGGACACGGGGCTTTTCGTCGGCATGGCTGAGCGGGCCTACTTCGGGATGGAGGATGGGAGCGTGCAGGTTCGAGATCCTCCCGTCAACTGA